A region of Pyxidicoccus trucidator DNA encodes the following proteins:
- a CDS encoding imm11 family protein, with protein MAHHFYDVGIADLPQWVLELPVPASGGELDDPWMFGDGRPVPDPGPLKTKLLRAGPQRSFSVANSGRTPIADERVASAFREFAPDDVQVFHIAVESCTNPFFIINATKCFKCVDEANSREVQLYPPDGAALERVGTYRAIYGLRIDTSKTENARVFRIQGYQSALIVSEEIKNALERIGNLGVHFERVTGHHPPR; from the coding sequence ATGGCTCATCATTTTTACGACGTAGGAATTGCCGACCTCCCTCAATGGGTTCTGGAGTTACCCGTCCCTGCGTCCGGCGGCGAACTGGATGACCCGTGGATGTTTGGCGATGGCAGGCCAGTGCCAGATCCCGGACCACTCAAGACCAAACTGCTCCGAGCAGGGCCCCAGCGCTCCTTTTCAGTGGCTAATTCCGGGAGGACGCCTATCGCAGATGAACGGGTCGCGAGTGCTTTCCGTGAATTCGCCCCTGATGACGTCCAGGTATTTCATATAGCCGTCGAAAGTTGCACGAATCCATTCTTCATCATCAACGCAACAAAGTGCTTCAAGTGCGTTGACGAAGCGAACTCCCGCGAGGTCCAGCTCTATCCTCCAGACGGAGCTGCACTTGAGCGAGTCGGCACATACCGCGCAATCTACGGGCTGAGGATCGACACGTCGAAGACTGAAAACGCGCGGGTCTTCCGAATACAGGGTTATCAGTCAGCTCTCATCGTGTCTGAGGAAATCAAGAACGCGCTTGAGAGAATC
- a CDS encoding AHH domain-containing protein, which yields MRIYGVVLLVVLATGCATTRVVHLDTGQGAPIAFTPFEAEPVEIGEEEFKAALSRLILDMRLDVAFRETDEADQRGWAQSRTLLASSKGLADSGSRASPESLYARICPESEDCLPLVAGTGLPFGRKDRTLMALSFALDTVWESVEAEVGKMLNPAVLKAMLTSAALTVLFAMTLPEPVTKVLAVAFTAAMVAYLGMIPVWEIGRGFVRLWDDAGKATSVIELQDIGHKFGRVLGTNGARVLVLLVTAALGGKSAMAAQGPKLPGFSQAALRAQAEGGFLLSGALNGAVGSIAVPAAGVLHVALTPGAVAAIAMYSNGQNPGDAEGPVHHICTNKNTISAASGGPWTPLCEEVFGRAGMSLDDVANRVRLGGHQGPHPREYHEAVLRRLNHALGKCRNTETCRARLVEELATLADELLTSGSELRRLVVPKEGN from the coding sequence ATGCGAATTTACGGAGTCGTTTTACTGGTCGTACTCGCAACGGGATGCGCGACCACGCGGGTTGTCCACCTTGACACCGGGCAGGGAGCGCCCATCGCCTTCACGCCGTTCGAGGCCGAGCCAGTCGAAATTGGCGAGGAGGAGTTCAAGGCTGCCCTCTCGCGACTCATCCTCGACATGAGGCTGGATGTTGCGTTCCGCGAGACGGACGAGGCGGACCAGCGGGGGTGGGCCCAGTCCAGGACCCTGCTCGCATCTTCGAAGGGCCTCGCCGATTCTGGCTCCAGAGCTTCACCTGAGTCGTTGTACGCGCGCATCTGCCCAGAGTCGGAGGACTGCTTGCCCCTGGTAGCTGGGACGGGGCTACCGTTCGGAAGGAAGGATCGGACGCTGATGGCGTTATCGTTTGCGCTTGATACCGTCTGGGAGAGCGTCGAAGCGGAGGTCGGTAAGATGCTAAATCCGGCAGTGCTCAAGGCAATGTTGACGTCGGCTGCACTGACCGTACTCTTCGCGATGACCCTGCCCGAGCCTGTCACGAAGGTCCTCGCGGTCGCGTTTACAGCCGCCATGGTGGCTTACCTCGGCATGATTCCGGTATGGGAGATTGGTCGTGGGTTCGTCCGTCTGTGGGACGACGCTGGGAAGGCAACAAGCGTCATCGAGTTGCAGGACATCGGCCACAAGTTCGGGCGCGTGTTGGGAACGAACGGCGCACGCGTCCTGGTGCTACTCGTCACTGCGGCCCTTGGCGGAAAGAGCGCGATGGCGGCTCAAGGCCCCAAGCTCCCCGGCTTCTCCCAAGCCGCACTTCGCGCGCAGGCCGAAGGTGGATTCCTGCTTTCAGGTGCGCTGAATGGCGCAGTGGGCTCGATCGCGGTGCCGGCTGCCGGTGTGCTTCATGTGGCGCTCACGCCGGGAGCCGTCGCAGCGATTGCGATGTACTCGAACGGCCAGAATCCTGGTGACGCGGAGGGACCGGTTCACCACATCTGCACGAACAAGAACACGATTTCTGCAGCGTCCGGAGGTCCTTGGACTCCGTTGTGCGAGGAGGTGTTCGGCCGTGCCGGGATGTCCCTCGATGACGTCGCCAATCGAGTCCGGCTTGGAGGACATCAAGGCCCTCACCCGCGCGAATACCACGAGGCAGTACTGAGACGGTTGAATCACGCTCTAGGGAAATGCAGGAATACAGAGACGTGTCGGGCTCGCCTGGTCGAGGAGCTTGCCACACTCGCGGATGAACTTCTGACGTCTGGCTCTGAGCTTCGGCGTCTGGTTGTGCCGAAAGAGGGCAATTAG
- a CDS encoding Ig-like domain-containing protein: MHSPPPERTVRSLLASRSGLIGALTCVLLTGCVAPSGSPEPTEAPGATPVRQALACSGGGSIDQHAAQCDGTGKLLSWAPPTNPGSSAAYDYVLDLNQNYLLALPNLSNLTNPSVPKPAYYAHSYLCSGTAPGCSPAGQPVGWPHNPAGLNAMLIESGLAYSPYKNDPRLRDAALALLDWHLAHGMTAVGDHWSQVPYASGASGTLTYAGAQAGGSVGVGDGVGYLQPEKVGALAWAAVLAFKFNGNTAYRDMAIHAANQLTSHLRTPSATVSPWPYRVRASDNVVRTGANIVDNYASNVVEPLKLFQELIRLGQAGALDGAPGYTATRLSQWQSTQATVLAWLLGANGPIATQNWTQYFEDVGSDATNNLNQLVPGETAKFLMDNPALDPSWQAHVQNIIAFIETNFGDTLEFGARPIKEQYAFHYKMGSHTARYAAVNARYAELTGDAAAKDKAFRAFNWATYMVRNSGLTIDGPYPNNVWFTDGWGDFIRHFVIGMGAQPDWAPAGQNHLLRSTSVVKSVTYGPGSEVRYTTYDASATEVLRLAFVPSTVTAGGTALSQRTDLAADGWTFDTGNHALRIRHSTSGVIVISGAPPTAPTVAITTPSAGQNFTAPATLSLGATATAITGRTLASVTFRAGATVLCTVNAPVSNPATCTATSSLGNGSHTVSAEAVDSLGESGSASVAITVAGPPTVSILSPTSGATLPTGSMTLSASASAGAGRTLTRVEFFQGTTSLCFTTTGTGCTWNATAGTYSNVFARATDNGSPALVTSSAPVSFTVSPSVGGVRLVGVDTVGTQNDFDNGGSVNVFQYTAVATGTLGTLKVFAAPGNANGSLSIGVYSDASGAPGTLLSSCTTSVVDPLPLVTGQWYGCTASPQVTLTSGTVYWLALLGANGGGVFRYMDLPTGSMRYSPTGLSALPGPTFGTSTVYAGASSASMYGLSAGSSTAPTVSITQPAANANFTAPANLNLQATATAGPGRTLTKVEFFDNGTTLLCTVNAPTTTSVSCGVSSLQDGAHSVTAKATDDTLQATTSAAVPLTLSNPPTVSLTSPVANATYTAPASVPLSATATAGHGRSIARVDFYADGTSLICTSNTSPYGCTWSNPAQGSHTVRAVAVDTGNPAASTNSATVSITVSSAATAPAAPTGLTATAVSSGQINLAWTDASTNESGFQVERAPDVSGVPGTFAQVGAPGANVTTFSDTGRAASTRYWYRVRATNAVGSSAFTANASATTPAAPTALVGNSTVLTTSDFEHAGVAAAFDYVASATGNVTQLRVYVDGQTAATTLQLGLYANGSGTPGALLRSCTVATVTPGAWNVCTITSQAVTSGTTYWLAVLSPTGGGDIYWRHTSGTGSYKVQPGLATLPSTWSGTGGYPGSNMSAYAGN, encoded by the coding sequence ATGCATTCCCCCCCTCCGGAGCGGACCGTCCGCTCCCTCCTCGCGTCGCGCTCGGGCCTCATCGGCGCGCTCACCTGCGTCCTGCTCACCGGCTGCGTCGCACCCTCCGGCTCCCCCGAGCCCACCGAAGCGCCTGGAGCAACCCCCGTGCGACAGGCGCTCGCCTGCAGCGGCGGAGGCAGCATCGACCAGCACGCCGCGCAGTGCGACGGCACGGGGAAGCTCCTGTCCTGGGCGCCACCCACGAACCCGGGCTCGTCCGCCGCGTATGACTACGTGCTGGACCTGAACCAGAACTACCTGCTCGCGCTGCCCAACCTGTCCAACCTCACGAACCCCTCGGTGCCCAAGCCCGCCTACTACGCGCACTCGTACCTGTGCAGCGGCACGGCGCCCGGGTGTTCTCCCGCTGGCCAGCCGGTGGGCTGGCCCCACAACCCCGCCGGACTGAATGCGATGCTCATCGAGTCCGGCCTCGCGTACTCGCCCTACAAGAATGACCCGCGCCTGCGGGACGCCGCGCTGGCGCTGCTGGACTGGCACCTGGCGCACGGAATGACGGCCGTGGGAGACCACTGGTCGCAGGTGCCCTACGCGAGCGGCGCCAGCGGCACGCTGACGTACGCCGGTGCGCAGGCGGGCGGGTCGGTGGGAGTGGGGGACGGCGTGGGCTACCTCCAGCCGGAGAAGGTGGGCGCGCTCGCGTGGGCCGCCGTCCTGGCCTTCAAGTTCAATGGCAACACGGCCTACCGCGACATGGCCATCCACGCGGCAAACCAGCTCACCAGCCACCTGCGCACCCCGAGCGCCACCGTGTCGCCGTGGCCCTACCGCGTGCGGGCCTCCGACAACGTCGTGCGCACGGGCGCGAACATCGTCGACAACTACGCGTCCAACGTCGTGGAACCCCTCAAGCTCTTCCAGGAGCTCATCCGGCTGGGCCAGGCGGGCGCCCTGGACGGCGCACCCGGCTACACCGCCACGCGGCTGTCCCAGTGGCAGAGCACCCAGGCCACGGTCCTCGCGTGGCTGCTCGGCGCCAACGGCCCCATCGCGACGCAGAACTGGACCCAGTACTTCGAGGATGTGGGCTCGGACGCCACCAACAACCTGAACCAGCTCGTCCCCGGGGAGACGGCCAAGTTCCTCATGGACAACCCCGCCCTGGACCCGAGCTGGCAGGCGCACGTGCAGAACATCATCGCCTTCATCGAGACGAACTTCGGGGACACGCTCGAGTTCGGCGCGCGGCCCATCAAGGAGCAGTACGCCTTCCACTACAAGATGGGCAGCCACACCGCGCGCTACGCCGCGGTGAATGCGCGCTACGCGGAGCTCACCGGGGATGCGGCGGCGAAGGACAAGGCCTTCCGCGCGTTCAACTGGGCCACGTACATGGTGCGCAACAGCGGGCTGACCATCGACGGGCCCTACCCCAACAACGTCTGGTTCACGGATGGCTGGGGTGACTTCATCCGTCACTTCGTCATCGGCATGGGCGCGCAGCCGGACTGGGCGCCCGCCGGACAGAACCACCTGCTGCGCTCCACCTCCGTCGTGAAGAGCGTCACCTACGGGCCCGGCAGCGAGGTCCGCTACACCACCTACGACGCCAGCGCGACGGAGGTGCTCCGCCTCGCCTTCGTTCCCTCGACGGTGACGGCGGGCGGTACCGCCCTCTCCCAGCGCACGGACCTGGCCGCGGACGGGTGGACCTTCGACACCGGCAACCACGCGCTCCGCATCCGCCACTCGACCAGCGGCGTCATCGTCATCTCCGGGGCGCCTCCTACCGCGCCCACCGTCGCCATCACCACGCCCTCCGCCGGGCAGAACTTCACCGCGCCCGCGACGCTCAGCCTGGGCGCCACGGCCACGGCCATTACGGGCCGCACGCTTGCCAGCGTCACGTTCCGCGCGGGCGCCACCGTGCTCTGCACCGTGAACGCCCCGGTCTCCAATCCCGCCACCTGCACGGCCACGAGCAGCCTGGGCAATGGCAGCCACACCGTGAGCGCGGAGGCGGTGGACTCCCTGGGAGAGAGCGGCTCCGCGTCGGTGGCAATCACAGTCGCCGGCCCGCCCACGGTCAGCATCCTCAGCCCCACCTCCGGCGCCACGTTGCCCACGGGGAGCATGACGCTCAGCGCCTCAGCCAGCGCGGGCGCGGGGCGGACCCTCACGCGCGTGGAGTTCTTCCAGGGCACCACGTCGCTCTGCTTCACCACCACCGGCACGGGGTGCACCTGGAACGCGACGGCCGGCACGTATTCCAACGTCTTCGCCCGCGCGACGGACAATGGCAGCCCGGCGCTCGTCACGAGCTCCGCGCCGGTGAGCTTCACGGTGAGCCCCTCCGTGGGCGGCGTGCGGCTCGTGGGCGTCGACACCGTGGGGACGCAGAACGACTTCGACAACGGTGGCTCGGTGAACGTCTTCCAGTACACCGCCGTCGCGACGGGGACGCTGGGGACGCTCAAGGTCTTCGCGGCGCCGGGCAATGCCAATGGCTCGCTGTCCATAGGCGTCTACAGCGATGCCTCGGGCGCTCCGGGCACCCTGCTCTCCTCCTGCACCACCTCCGTGGTGGACCCGCTGCCGCTGGTGACGGGCCAGTGGTACGGCTGCACCGCCTCGCCGCAGGTGACGCTCACATCGGGCACCGTCTACTGGCTGGCCCTGCTGGGCGCGAACGGGGGCGGCGTCTTCCGCTACATGGACCTGCCCACCGGCTCCATGCGCTACTCCCCCACGGGACTCTCCGCGCTGCCAGGCCCCACGTTCGGCACCTCCACCGTGTACGCGGGCGCGTCCAGCGCGTCCATGTATGGCCTCTCGGCGGGCAGCTCCACCGCGCCGACGGTGTCCATCACCCAGCCGGCCGCCAACGCCAACTTCACCGCGCCCGCCAACCTGAACCTCCAGGCCACCGCCACGGCGGGTCCGGGCCGCACGCTCACGAAGGTCGAGTTCTTCGACAACGGCACGACGCTGCTCTGCACGGTGAATGCGCCCACCACGACGTCCGTGAGCTGCGGGGTCAGCTCGCTCCAGGACGGCGCGCACAGCGTGACGGCGAAGGCCACCGACGACACGCTCCAGGCCACCACCTCCGCCGCGGTGCCCCTGACGCTGTCCAACCCGCCCACGGTGAGCCTCACCTCGCCCGTCGCCAATGCCACGTACACGGCGCCAGCCTCCGTGCCGCTCTCCGCGACGGCCACCGCGGGTCATGGCCGGAGCATCGCGCGGGTGGACTTCTACGCGGACGGCACGTCGCTCATCTGCACCAGCAACACCAGCCCCTATGGCTGCACCTGGAGCAATCCCGCCCAGGGAAGCCACACGGTGCGCGCCGTGGCCGTGGACACCGGCAACCCCGCCGCCAGCACGAACTCCGCCACCGTTTCCATCACCGTGAGCAGCGCCGCCACCGCGCCCGCGGCGCCCACCGGGCTGACGGCCACGGCGGTGTCGTCGGGGCAGATCAACCTGGCGTGGACCGATGCCTCGACCAACGAGAGCGGCTTCCAGGTGGAGCGGGCGCCGGACGTCTCCGGGGTCCCGGGCACCTTCGCCCAGGTCGGGGCGCCGGGCGCCAACGTGACGACGTTCAGTGACACGGGCCGGGCCGCGAGCACGCGCTACTGGTACCGGGTCCGGGCCACGAACGCCGTGGGGAGCTCGGCCTTCACGGCCAACGCCAGCGCGACGACCCCCGCCGCGCCCACGGCCCTCGTCGGGAACAGCACCGTGCTGACGACGTCCGACTTCGAGCACGCGGGCGTCGCGGCCGCGTTCGACTACGTGGCGAGCGCCACCGGCAACGTCACGCAGCTGCGCGTCTACGTGGATGGACAGACGGCGGCCACCACGCTCCAGCTCGGCCTGTATGCGAATGGGAGCGGGACGCCCGGCGCGCTGCTGCGCAGCTGCACCGTCGCGACAGTCACGCCCGGTGCATGGAACGTCTGCACGATTACGTCCCAGGCGGTGACATCGGGCACGACGTACTGGCTGGCCGTCCTCAGCCCCACCGGCGGAGGCGACATCTACTGGCGACACACCAGCGGCACCGGTTCCTACAAGGTGCAGCCGGGTCTCGCCACGCTGCCCTCCACCTGGTCGGGCACCGGCGGCTATCCGGGCAGCAATATGTCCGCCTACGCCGGCAACTGA
- a CDS encoding PE-PPE domain-containing protein, with protein MTISGVGKGISRPVTPRPPEPKATPVAASNQVARSQASSDVFVGASATAKASTRDNANLPPVQSNQGTVQAGTVVLDEATKVARGALKVDANADPKTYDGMYLGSDGYAYPPDKFSISEVPPFQPEQPLASPTPTTYHVNGICTPPGSATGDAQKMANETGTNVVPIYNATEGLPADIAQTGMDRLGLGDNKAAQTLADAIYNDLQAGKKVNVTGYSQGGAIVASALREVDNRIKDDMGGFWGNLPILGDGNRQKREELLGNINASMFAGAGKTFPDGPNYTFYVNKQDPVPTWLGTHEFNPVTDIVSGIVSGLFPGIGGLNGGSSMQAPEGATIHTFDSAGKDSDVFAPEGKHGIDTYLGNIQDAV; from the coding sequence ATGACCATCAGCGGAGTTGGAAAGGGCATCAGCCGCCCGGTGACGCCGCGCCCTCCGGAGCCGAAGGCGACGCCCGTGGCCGCGAGCAACCAGGTTGCCCGTTCCCAGGCGAGCTCGGACGTGTTCGTGGGGGCGAGCGCCACGGCCAAGGCCTCCACCCGTGACAACGCGAACCTGCCCCCCGTCCAGTCCAACCAGGGCACGGTCCAGGCCGGCACGGTGGTGTTGGACGAGGCGACGAAGGTGGCGCGCGGCGCGTTGAAGGTCGACGCGAACGCCGACCCCAAGACGTACGACGGCATGTACCTGGGTTCGGACGGCTACGCCTATCCGCCGGACAAGTTCTCCATCTCGGAGGTGCCGCCGTTCCAGCCGGAGCAACCCCTCGCCAGCCCGACGCCGACGACGTACCACGTCAACGGCATCTGCACGCCGCCGGGCAGCGCCACGGGCGACGCCCAGAAGATGGCGAACGAGACGGGCACCAACGTGGTGCCCATCTACAACGCCACGGAGGGCCTGCCCGCGGACATCGCGCAGACCGGCATGGACCGGCTGGGGCTCGGTGACAACAAGGCGGCGCAGACGCTGGCGGACGCCATCTACAACGACCTGCAGGCGGGCAAGAAGGTCAACGTCACGGGCTACAGCCAGGGCGGCGCCATCGTGGCGAGCGCGCTGCGGGAGGTGGACAACCGCATCAAGGACGACATGGGCGGCTTCTGGGGCAACCTGCCCATCCTCGGCGACGGCAACCGCCAGAAGCGCGAGGAGCTGCTCGGCAACATCAACGCCTCCATGTTCGCGGGCGCGGGCAAGACGTTCCCGGACGGGCCGAACTACACCTTCTACGTCAACAAGCAGGACCCCGTGCCGACGTGGCTGGGCACGCACGAGTTCAACCCCGTCACGGACATCGTCAGTGGCATCGTGTCCGGGCTCTTCCCCGGCATTGGCGGCCTCAACGGGGGCTCGTCCATGCAGGCCCCGGAGGGCGCCACCATCCACACGTTCGACTCCGCGGGGAAGGACTCGGACGTGTTCGCTCCTGAAGGCAAGCACGGCATCGACACGTACCTGGGGAACATCCAGGACGCGGTCTGA
- a CDS encoding S28 family serine protease, protein MLGVKYWFRGVVGALALSLLAACGDTSEAGREVEPSAEAPSGVSNIDGDIRARLEALPGVTILGDEQIDDFRFFTLDFEQPADHRNPAGEKFLQRMTLFHRSVAAPMVIDTEGAEIFAEPIAAEPVDLLKGNQVTVEHRFYGTSTPASRDWKLLDVWQSAADAHRVVEVFKTIYGARWLSTGVFRGGTAAILHRYYYPNDVEGTIPYAERHSLGLQDVRTPHFLANVGDATCRERLKAVQRAALERREALTPMVAAQAEWGFTFDTVGVDKAFEFSVVRLPFYFWQYMGLAPYDCDTIPEPTVSDEELFAFVDLVAGPAYIFSDQALHSVTEPESYQCATELGAPLFPEAELGSLLRYPGGQVPTLLPPEGVTKVYNPVPMLKVEVWMRWHARRVLIVDGALSPWSASAFGVSPWNDAYRIVDPAGIGFYGTLSALPEPQRTFFFQRLSEWADAPVHVPEVSQGKLSARYEKRLRRR, encoded by the coding sequence ATGCTGGGAGTGAAGTATTGGTTTCGAGGTGTGGTGGGCGCGCTGGCGTTGTCGTTGCTGGCGGCCTGTGGTGACACGTCGGAGGCGGGACGCGAGGTAGAGCCGTCGGCGGAGGCGCCGTCGGGCGTGAGCAACATCGACGGCGACATCCGCGCGAGGCTGGAAGCGCTTCCGGGCGTCACGATTCTGGGGGACGAGCAGATCGACGACTTTCGCTTCTTCACGCTCGACTTCGAGCAACCCGCGGACCACCGCAATCCGGCGGGCGAGAAGTTCCTCCAGCGCATGACGCTGTTCCACCGCTCGGTGGCGGCGCCGATGGTCATCGACACGGAGGGCGCGGAAATCTTCGCGGAGCCCATCGCCGCGGAGCCGGTGGACCTCTTGAAGGGCAACCAGGTGACGGTGGAGCACCGCTTCTACGGCACGTCGACGCCGGCCTCGCGCGACTGGAAGTTGCTGGACGTCTGGCAGTCCGCGGCGGACGCGCACCGCGTGGTGGAGGTGTTCAAGACGATTTACGGCGCGCGCTGGCTGTCCACGGGCGTGTTCCGGGGCGGCACGGCGGCCATCCTGCATCGCTACTACTACCCGAACGACGTGGAGGGCACGATTCCCTACGCGGAGCGGCACAGCCTGGGCTTGCAGGATGTCCGGACGCCGCACTTCCTGGCCAACGTGGGCGACGCGACGTGCCGCGAGCGGCTGAAGGCGGTGCAGCGGGCGGCGCTGGAGCGTCGCGAGGCGCTGACGCCGATGGTGGCGGCGCAGGCGGAGTGGGGCTTCACCTTCGACACGGTGGGCGTGGACAAGGCGTTCGAGTTCAGCGTGGTGCGGCTGCCGTTCTACTTCTGGCAGTACATGGGGCTGGCGCCGTATGACTGCGACACCATTCCGGAGCCCACCGTGTCGGACGAGGAGCTGTTCGCCTTCGTGGACCTGGTGGCGGGCCCCGCGTACATCTTCTCGGACCAGGCGCTGCACAGTGTCACCGAGCCGGAGAGCTACCAGTGCGCCACGGAGCTGGGCGCGCCGCTGTTTCCGGAAGCGGAGCTGGGCTCCCTCCTGCGCTACCCGGGTGGGCAGGTCCCCACGCTGCTGCCGCCCGAGGGCGTGACGAAGGTCTACAACCCGGTGCCCATGCTCAAGGTGGAGGTGTGGATGCGGTGGCACGCCCGGCGCGTGCTCATCGTCGACGGCGCCCTGAGCCCGTGGAGTGCTTCGGCCTTCGGGGTGAGCCCGTGGAATGACGCGTACCGCATCGTGGACCCGGCGGGCATCGGCTTCTACGGGACGCTGAGCGCGCTGCCCGAGCCCCAGCGCACCTTCTTCTTCCAGCGGCTGTCGGAGTGGGCGGACGCGCCGGTGCACGTGCCCGAGGTCTCCCAGGGCAAGCTGAGCGCGCGCTACGAGAAGCGGCTGCGTCGGCGGTAG
- the mtgA gene encoding monofunctional biosynthetic peptidoglycan transglycosylase, producing MASRPPSARASSVRTQKTKQLPSGARRVVGKRSGPGWSRWALGGWLLLVVWLSVGYARLPDVSPLRTQNPPTTALMEQRAEEAREAGKKPRVRQAWVSLGAVAPHAVDAVLLSEDARFYQHEGVDWTEVENSLEQSVRQARLGRGASTLTQQLAKNLYLSTDRSLLRKGKELLLARRLEADLSKQRILALYMNVVEWGDGVYGIEAAAREHFGTSARALSVAQGAMLAGMLPAPRRWLPAQRPEALRTRASVILGRLEREGRISGEQAREAQAELSRFFSAPPAPGSVAEAISRLPAGS from the coding sequence ATGGCCTCCCGTCCGCCCTCCGCGCGAGCCTCTTCCGTCCGGACGCAGAAGACGAAGCAGCTCCCCTCTGGCGCCCGGCGCGTCGTGGGGAAGCGCTCCGGCCCGGGCTGGAGTCGCTGGGCGCTTGGCGGGTGGCTGCTGCTCGTCGTCTGGCTCAGCGTGGGGTACGCGCGGCTGCCCGACGTGAGCCCCCTGCGAACGCAGAACCCGCCCACCACCGCGCTCATGGAGCAGCGGGCCGAGGAGGCGCGCGAGGCGGGCAAGAAGCCCCGTGTGCGCCAGGCCTGGGTGTCCCTCGGCGCGGTGGCCCCGCACGCGGTGGACGCCGTGCTGCTCTCCGAGGATGCGCGCTTCTACCAGCACGAAGGCGTGGACTGGACCGAGGTGGAGAATTCCCTCGAGCAGTCGGTGCGCCAGGCTCGCCTGGGGCGCGGCGCCTCCACCCTCACTCAGCAGCTGGCGAAGAACCTCTACCTCTCCACGGACCGCAGCCTGCTGCGCAAGGGCAAGGAGCTGCTGCTCGCGCGCCGGCTGGAGGCCGACCTGTCCAAGCAGCGCATCCTCGCGCTGTACATGAACGTCGTGGAGTGGGGAGACGGCGTGTACGGCATCGAGGCGGCGGCACGCGAGCACTTCGGCACCTCGGCGCGGGCACTCAGTGTGGCGCAGGGCGCGATGCTCGCGGGCATGCTGCCCGCCCCGCGCCGCTGGCTGCCCGCCCAGCGGCCAGAGGCCCTGCGCACCCGCGCCAGCGTCATCCTCGGGAGGCTGGAGCGCGAGGGGCGCATCAGCGGGGAGCAAGCCCGCGAAGCCCAGGCCGAGCTCTCGCGCTTCTTCAGCGCACCGCCCGCGCCCGGCTCCGTGGCGGAGGCCATCTCCCGGCTGCCCGCGGGAAGCTGA
- a CDS encoding serine/threonine protein kinase, giving the protein MESDYLSPGSLPPGTRLGPWLLLGQRGRGSYGVVYRAVLEAQQESAHIVALKLALHPGDGRFAREAELLSRVHHPAVPRLLDYGHWQPCEGVSYAWLVMEWVEGTPLYAWAQAQRPSSRQVLQLLARLARALDATHSAGGLHRDVKGDNVLVRRADAQPFLMDFGSGHHLGASTLTSHLFPPGTPSYRSPEAWRFVFGSRKPPPVPYAPGPADDLFALGVTAYRLVTEKYPPSAHPWEKAEAWLWRTEELAHWTARVCNPRCIPELSALVSRMLSPRPEARGSAREVAEALEQAARNAGREADVPLFTGEEPRPASLLPVPQRVTVRRPPPMRRWPRLAAAGLGGALALSAGGLLSVNRFEEPATSHLAQQEETKDAGTVAVGDSVLTAPVAPERVPSMWSSIAVDLPPKPFPGQQRPDANGRCPGKEQVAINGGCWRKLPVDQKDCDGWDSFEYRSACYFPAMTRQRPATSGPAARDDHP; this is encoded by the coding sequence ATGGAGTCTGATTACCTCAGTCCGGGAAGCCTGCCCCCCGGGACGCGACTCGGCCCGTGGCTGCTGCTCGGGCAGCGCGGCCGGGGCTCCTACGGCGTCGTCTACCGCGCCGTGCTCGAAGCGCAGCAGGAGTCCGCGCACATCGTGGCCCTCAAGCTGGCCCTGCACCCGGGGGATGGGCGCTTCGCCCGGGAGGCCGAGCTGCTCTCCCGCGTCCACCACCCCGCCGTCCCACGCCTGCTGGATTATGGCCACTGGCAGCCCTGCGAGGGCGTCTCCTACGCCTGGCTCGTCATGGAGTGGGTGGAGGGCACGCCACTCTATGCGTGGGCCCAGGCACAGCGCCCGTCTTCACGACAGGTGCTTCAGCTTCTGGCCCGGCTGGCCCGCGCCCTGGACGCCACCCATTCGGCAGGAGGCCTCCACCGCGATGTGAAGGGTGACAACGTCCTCGTCCGGCGCGCAGACGCGCAGCCCTTCCTCATGGACTTCGGCTCAGGACACCACCTGGGCGCCTCCACCCTCACCTCGCACCTCTTTCCTCCCGGAACCCCGTCCTACCGCTCGCCCGAGGCGTGGCGCTTCGTCTTCGGCTCCCGTAAGCCCCCGCCCGTCCCCTATGCCCCGGGGCCCGCGGATGACCTCTTCGCCCTGGGTGTCACCGCCTATCGCCTCGTCACCGAGAAGTACCCTCCGTCCGCCCACCCCTGGGAGAAGGCGGAGGCCTGGCTCTGGCGCACCGAGGAGCTGGCGCACTGGACGGCGCGAGTCTGCAACCCCCGCTGCATTCCGGAGCTCAGCGCCCTGGTGTCCCGGATGCTCTCGCCCCGCCCCGAGGCGCGAGGCAGCGCGCGCGAGGTGGCGGAAGCGCTGGAGCAGGCCGCGCGCAACGCGGGACGCGAGGCGGATGTGCCGCTCTTCACGGGAGAAGAGCCTCGGCCCGCCAGCCTCCTTCCCGTCCCCCAGCGCGTCACGGTGCGGCGCCCTCCTCCCATGCGCAGGTGGCCCAGGCTCGCCGCCGCCGGCCTCGGAGGTGCACTGGCGCTGAGCGCCGGGGGGCTGCTGAGCGTGAATCGCTTCGAGGAGCCCGCGACGTCCCACCTCGCGCAGCAGGAAGAGACGAAGGATGCCGGCACCGTGGCCGTCGGGGACTCGGTCCTGACGGCGCCGGTGGCACCAGAGCGAGTTCCCTCCATGTGGTCCTCCATCGCGGTAGACCTGCCACCGAAACCCTTTCCAGGGCAGCAGCGCCCGGACGCCAACGGCCGCTGTCCCGGCAAAGAGCAGGTCGCCATCAACGGCGGTTGCTGGAGGAAGCTACCCGTGGACCAGAAGGACTGTGATGGTTGGGACAGCTTTGAATACAGGAGCGCGTGCTACTTCCCAGCCATGACTCGGCAACGCCCTGCCACCTCAGGCCCCGCGGCTCGAGACGACCATCCATAG